A genomic region of Candidatus Methylomirabilis tolerans contains the following coding sequences:
- a CDS encoding BrnT family toxin → MMEFEYDEEKSRRNKEKHGIGFAETQRLREDAERVEIPAKADDENRSIVIALIDRRHWSAVMTHRSDRTRIISVRRSRREEIHIYESQDVRREVR, encoded by the coding sequence ATAATGGAATTTGAATACGATGAGGAGAAAAGCCGAAGGAACAAGGAAAAGCACGGAATCGGCTTCGCAGAGACACAACGTCTCCGGGAAGACGCCGAACGGGTTGAAATCCCGGCGAAGGCAGACGATGAAAACCGCTCCATTGTCATAGCTCTTATCGATCGAAGACACTGGTCCGCGGTCATGACCCACAGAAGCGACAGGACGCGAATCATCTCAGTTCGCCGCTCACGACGCGAAGAGATCCACATTTATGAAAGCCAGGACGTTCGACGAGAAGTTCGATAA
- a CDS encoding methyltransferase domain-containing protein, with the protein MTSQTNRHDVGSHVAAVYNAMLAEYDQIEDQFYFAECYQIYKESVERISRERPDGLAVDLGCGTGKQTILLTQRPGRVVGIDISDQMIEAARRRCNGRANVSLVTGDITKLPFEDGCAQAMVAYGDVIGHNFTAVDVVLKEMVRVCAPRGLISFEVDSKWCPDLLYLPKELWQAMTTRGGHLREWKEMQFKTFTWREITRLLQAHGLRLVEVRSMNILTMLFPPSLLFRRRQEAPCFDAVFRRVMALDLTLGRFLRCGSTRIVTVEKL; encoded by the coding sequence GTCTATAACGCCATGCTGGCAGAGTACGACCAGATCGAGGACCAGTTTTATTTCGCCGAATGCTATCAGATCTATAAGGAGTCCGTCGAACGAATCAGCCGAGAGAGGCCGGACGGCCTGGCGGTGGACCTTGGGTGCGGGACAGGGAAACAGACGATCCTGCTGACGCAGCGGCCCGGGCGGGTGGTCGGGATCGATATCTCGGATCAGATGATCGAGGCAGCGCGCCGGCGATGCAATGGTCGAGCAAACGTCAGCCTGGTGACCGGCGATATCACGAAACTGCCGTTCGAGGATGGATGCGCCCAAGCCATGGTAGCCTATGGCGATGTTATCGGCCATAACTTCACCGCGGTCGATGTGGTGTTGAAAGAGATGGTCCGGGTCTGCGCGCCGCGTGGCCTTATCTCGTTCGAGGTCGATTCAAAGTGGTGTCCTGACCTGCTCTATCTGCCGAAGGAGCTGTGGCAGGCCATGACGACTCGGGGCGGGCACCTGCGAGAGTGGAAAGAGATGCAGTTTAAGACCTTCACCTGGCGAGAGATCACGCGCCTCCTGCAGGCACACGGTCTCCGGCTTGTTGAGGTCCGGAGCATGAACATCCTGACCATGCTGTTCCCCCCATCGCTGCTTTTTCGCCGGAGGCAGGAGGCCCCCTGTTTCGATGCCGTCTTCCGCCGCGTGATGGCGCTCGACCTAACCCTGGGAAGGTTCCTGCGGTGCGGCTCTACCAGAATCGTGACGGTCGAGAAACTGTAA
- a CDS encoding BrnA antitoxin family protein: MKARTFDEKFDKDESVPRHLDLSKAIRPGSQQRRVNIDFPVWMIESLDKEAKRLGVTRQSIIKVWIAERRQKHA, encoded by the coding sequence ATGAAAGCCAGGACGTTCGACGAGAAGTTCGATAAGGACGAAAGCGTCCCGAGACATCTCGATCTGTCAAAGGCAATCCGCCCCGGGAGCCAACAGCGGAGGGTAAACATTGACTTTCCGGTCTGGATGATCGAATCACTCGATAAAGAAGCCAAGCGACTCGGCGTAACTCGTCAGTCAATCATCAAGGTCTGGATCGCTGAGCGTCGGCAGAAGCATGCATAG